The following DNA comes from Ricinus communis isolate WT05 ecotype wild-type chromosome 10, ASM1957865v1, whole genome shotgun sequence.
AACCTTGCATCCTTTAGTATATTTTCCCAATTACCTTGAAATGGTTTTTGGTCAGTCAGAAGAACTAGAAGAAGTACTCCAAAACTAAAAACATCAATCTTCTCATTGAATATTCCTGAACGGACGTACTCAGGAGCAGCATACCCGCAGGTTCCTAGAACAAAATCCTCTATGTGGGTTTCACCTTCAAGAATTGACATGGATACTGTAAAATCCGTCACTTTTGCTACATAGTCTTCGTCTAGCCAGATATTTGAGAGTGTAATATCCCTATGAACAACGGGTCTGGGACATGCAGTATGGAGATAAGCAATCACATTAGCTGCATCAACAGCAATCTTCAACCTACTTTTCCACAATAAAGGTCGAAAACTTGCACTATCTGTTTTGTAGATGTAATCCTGTAGTTTTCCTTTCTCAGCATATTCAAAAACTAGAATGGGAATTTCGGACTCTAAACAGCATCCTAGCAATTTCAGAACATTTTTATGCCTGCTCATCTCTGACGCAAACACAATATCATTGATAGGACAAACTCTTTCATGAATATTATTACGGTATCTTTTCACAATTACAGGACGATCTCGCAGAAAGCccttataaagtgtatgccATCCTCCTTCATAAATAACATTATTTTGAGAGTAACTATTTGTTGCAGTTTGGAGCTCGTCAACGGAGAACCAACGGATAGGATTACCTCTGCCATTATTAAAGGCAATCGACTTTTCTAATAGTATTCCTCCATTTCTCATTAGCGCTGTCTCATTCTCATCCATGTTGTCTCTAAAGCATGAAAACATTTTTGCCTGCCCACCAAACCAACAAATTCGCACACTACAAATATATACCAACTCCGACTAGTGTCTGGGCTTATCAAAAGACAGACAAAATCAGATTATACATTCATTCAAACGCTTTTCCATATCTATCTTCTTTTTCCATGCTTCCCAAACAATTGAATTGTAAACTCTCATACGGATCAATCAGCATCAAGTATTCAGTATagtttaaaattgatttaccAGATTCATGATTTAAAAAGTTCATATGTATAGAATGGCAAATTCAATTCGACAAACATGCATGTGCATATATTAAAACCAGATATACATAGCACTTGAGGCTCAGTTCAACTTGGAAGTTTGAGGTCTTAATATTTACTTAATATTGAACCAATAGCtcccttttgtttttcaaaaGCCTACCAGTAAtaatggcttttattcttttagcaTTTCTATAATTTGAACACTTTTTGTCTACAATATGTcttattatctattttatctGTAGGTTAATTCATTACAAATTacaaattcatttatattcATGACTAATCATATTAGAAATTCAATTGCATAGTCCTAAACCAACAAACGAAGCAAGTCTGCCTGGGGAGATACTTCTCTCAGCCTCAGGCTTATGGGCCTGAGTGGACATTCTGAGACCTAAATTGGGTGTGATGACAGGATTAAAGGCCTTTCCATTAAACAGAAAAttatttcttctatttcttcaGATGCACCGAGCACCACGCTAAAGCAATAAACATCATTCCTCTGATCTAATACTCACTAAAATCACCTGTGGAAAAATACTCGGGTAGTGCAATGAGTCCAATTGTCCCTGCCACAATGTCCTTGGCATGGCACTTTACCTTGATGAAGAGACAAAGCTGGAAAAATAGGACAATTTGGAgacatattttctttctcaggCCATGACCCCTTTTCAACGATTGCGAGCTCTATGATCTGATCAGACCTTGCATCTCTTACTTTCTCTTTGATATTTTCCCAATTACATTGGAATGGTTTTTGGCCAGTCATAAGCACTAGAACAAGTACTCTAAAACTATGAGCATCAATCTTCTCATTGAATATTCCTGAACGGACACGTATTCAGGAGCATTATATATACCTAAAGGTCCCTGTTAAAGCATCCTCCTCTGTTTGGGTTTCACCTTCAGGAATTGACATGGACAATGAAAATTTCATCCCTTGTAGCAAGATATTTGAGATTTTAACACTCCTATGAACAATGATCTTGTAAATGCAGTATGAAGATAAGCAATCACATTAGCTACATCAACAGCAATCTTCAACCTATTTTTCCACATTTGCATTGTCTGTTTTGTGAATTCAATCCTGTAAATTTCCTTTCTCTGCATATTTAAAAACTACAATAGGAATTTCGGATTCTAAACAGCATCCTAGTAGGGAGAgtgtattatttattaaatatactattaatattgactgaattatttttattactattgaCACTTATAATTAAGACTATACagtttctcttttctttttttctattcataACATATGATGGACGAAACCTACTTAAGAACTTGTCAGCTAGCTTATCTCTCTATTCATTCCAAGAAATACTCATTTCTCTCTGTTTGATGATACATCATCTAGAAATTTGATAACGACAATAGTGAAGATAAATTTCTTTGTATAGAAGTAAAATGACCAAGTAATTGCAGACTTTGAAAAGAGGTAGAGAAACAATCAACACTTTTCACTTCCATTGCCACAATAAAGTAATTGTAGAAACAAACAGCGGGAAGACCTTTTATTAAACCAATAATATTCTTAACTGAGATCAGATGGCACAAGAAGATAGATAAATATGTCTAAGTTGTTTTGCCACTTCAATCATGGTTGGCCTTTCTTCAGCTGAATCATGAATGCATCTAAGTGCAAGATCTCTAAAATCTTCCAATTCCTGCCCTTTCCTATTCCCTGCTTCCTCTGCCACAATTATGGGATCCACCATCTCCTTAAAACCACCCGTTTCAATATGTTTCTTCACATGATTCACTAGAAGAAACTGCTCTCCGGTTTCTGTACGGGAGAAATCAAATGATCTCTGTCCGGTCAGAACAACTAGCAGTACTACACCAAAGCTATAAACATCACTTTTCTCATTGAAATAACCTGTAGCCAGTGACTCAGATGCAATGAGTCCCATTGTCCCTGCCATAATATCCCTGACACGGGACTTACCTTCAGGAATAGACACACACAAGGAGAAATCGGACAGTTTGGCGACATAGTCTTCGTCCAGTAAGATATTTGAGGCTTTGATATTCCTATGAACTATAGGCCTGGGAAATGCAGTATGTATATACACCACCACATTAGCTATATCTGCTACAATCTTTAACCTCAATTTCCATTTTACAGGCTCAAAATGGTCATCGTTGCGATCTATAATTCGATCAGCAAGAGTTTTTTCCTTTGCAGATTCAAAAACTAGTATCGGAGATGGAGTTTCTAAGCAGCAACCCAACAGCTTGATAGAATTTATATGCACACTCATCGCGGACGCATACACAATCTCATTGATTGCTAATTGTTCTACTCCTACTTCAAGAAACTTCTTAACGATTACTGGGCGATCTTGAAGAAATCCCTTGTATAATTCAAAGTAGCCGTCCAGCTTTAGAACTTGCTTTTCGTTGTAGTTTCTTGTTGCTTTCTCAAGCTCTTCCGATGAGAAGTTTCGAATAGGATTACACCTTCCATTGCAAAAGGCAACCGACTTCTCTAATAGCTTGCTTCCATTTATCAAGAATGCTTCTTTCACTTCCATATCTTTCTTGGATCTCAAACACTTCATCATCTTGCCTTTTCTAAGAGaatgtaaagaaaaagatacatGCAATAATACAGTACGGAGCGATAGAAAGAGATCTACTTGATGTAAACGCTTGTGctagatatatataataataataataccaGAAATCGGTTGCTTGTAGAAATGAAAGTCTCGCCCATTGACAATAATTTTAGCCCATAGACACATTCTGATAAATAGCAAAAATGCAGAAA
Coding sequences within:
- the LOC8285578 gene encoding non-functional pseudokinase ZRK2, which encodes MAKTSSRKELNKGELTTTINHKTKPAIARMVSATTVANEVTILEIVDLNVRKGKMMKCLRSKKDMEVKEAFLINGSKLLEKSVAFCNGRCNPIRNFSSEELEKATRNYNEKQVLKLDGYFELYKGFLQDRPVIVKKFLEVGVEQLAINEIVYASAMSVHINSIKLLGCCLETPSPILVFESAKEKTLADRIIDRNDDHFEPVKWKLRLKIVADIANVVVYIHTAFPRPIVHRNIKASNILLDEDYVAKLSDFSLCVSIPEGKSRVRDIMAGTMGLIASESLATGYFNEKSDVYSFGVVLLVVLTGQRSFDFSRTETGEQFLLVNHVKKHIETGGFKEMVDPIIVAEEAGNRKGQELEDFRDLALRCIHDSAEERPTMIEVAKQLRHIYLSSCAI
- the LOC8285576 gene encoding non-functional pseudokinase ZED1; the protein is MDENETALMRNGGILLEKSIAFNNGRGNPIRWFSVDELQTATNSYSQNNVIYEGGWHTLYKGFLRDRPVIVKRYRNNIHERVCPINDIVFASEMSRHKNVLKLLGCCLESEIPILVFEYAEKGKLQDYIYKTDSASFRPLLWKSRLKIAVDAANVIAYLHTACPRPVVHRDITLSNIWLDEDYVAKVTDFTVSMSILEGETHIEDFVLGTCGYAAPEYVRSGIFNEKIDVFSFGVLLLVLLTDQKPFQGNWENILKDARFDEIIGSLIVEKGLWSEKEQLETFLTRTRQKLDLTIDPIIVEEGPWPEKEQQLKAFLMLGVQCIDPDEENRPEITDVAKQLRHFYLSYF